The Coffea arabica cultivar ET-39 chromosome 2c, Coffea Arabica ET-39 HiFi, whole genome shotgun sequence genome includes the window ACATTAATACCAACACATTAAAACAGGCTCATGGTTCATCTTTGTTACCGgccttttgaatgtttggaAGCAGTTTGAATTGGACATCCTTAAACGCTTCTTTTGCCACGTCCAGGCCTTCAAATAATTAAAGATATTTGAAAGAGGGTGTACATAAATATTAAAAGATAAAGATGACACAAGAACTCGTGAAGTATGTATGGATAGGGTGCATCGCCAACAACTAAATAGCtagttaaacataaaatcacaaatCACATAGTTGATTCGACTTTCAGTTGGTTGATCCCACTGTTAGAGTATTAATTAGTAACATTTTCTTGTCCCTCATGTTTTCTAGTGCTGAAGAACTGTTATGTGCTAcgaatatatatgtatatatatatatatatatatgtatgtatgagAAAGAAAAAGTTATTGTTAATAACAATGAAGGTCTTCAATGGTCCCTACCTACTGGACAGATGATTGTTTCTAGATTGAATGTATATATAGATAGGATCTATAGATTATCATACTTGTACATAATTGTGTATGGTCTTACCTACGGATGATCTCCCTcttataattaaatatataatttatctGTTCATAATTGTGTATGGTCTTACCTACGGATGATCTCCCTcttataattaaatatataatttatctgtttttttttttaatttcattaatgcaatctacaAATCTGTTCTTGTAGAAAATTTGTAGGTATATACTATTAAGAGTTTGACTTGCATGAATCTTTGCAGTATATACTGGACGTTGTGGCTGATAACTGTCTTGATATTGCAACGGATAAAAGTGGATGTTGTGTCTTGCAACAATGCGTAGAACATGCTCGTGGCGAACCCCGAGACCGTCTTATTGCTGAGATAACAGCAAATGCCTTGGTTCTGTCCGAACATCCATACGggtatgtaatttttttttgttgcatatCTTCTTTGTAACCAAAGGAAAAAGAACTGGGAAATTAAGGAGGAGTTTGAATTCGTAATAGATGCATTTGCTTAGGTTTTTTTGGAAAAGCATTGGTGAATTGGTTTGTTGCTTTGGTCGTCAAATGTTGCAGGAACTATGTTGTCCAATTCATAATTGGATTACGGATTCCATATATTACGAGCGATATATTATCACAACTGGCAGGGAATTATGTTTCTCTATCCATGAATAAGTACGGTAGTAATGTGGTTGAGAAGTGCATGAAAGAGTCCTCAGAAGAACATGCAATGCAGATTATTAAGGAAATTATCGGTAGTCAAAACTTTTTGGCAGTTCTTCAAGATCCTTTTGGAAACTATGTTGCTCAATCAGCATTTGCCATTGCAAAGGTTCAATCCAATCACATAAACTGAaatttgtctctttttttttttttttttaataatatgaATTAgatctcacttttttttttaaatataaatggAATACAGGGATCAATTCGCCATGCTATGATCAACCTGATTCAGATGCATTATTCATATCTACACAGCCATCCGCATGGAAAAAGGGTTCTTGCCAGGGCTAGGGGAAGCAAGCAGCGCATGTAAAGTGTGTATCCAGTCGCTATCTCCTACTTACTTAAAACGCATCCTACAATATTCTAATATCTCTGTAAAATTGTCTAAAATTTCTGTAAAATGTGTCATTGTAGGAATGTCTAATAAGCAGTTGTGTGTTTATGTTTAGtattaatcttttatacactgaAAGTGTATATACTTTCATCAttagatgcatgacacataatctgaatttgaatttgaaattcaaattttacatacgTGTCATATATCCAAccgtgatagtatatacaccatcagtatatataagatttaatcTTATATTTATGTGTAGCAATATCCTATCCCAATAAGTACACTTATTGTGTTGTTTAATGTATTTTGTTTGTGTGACGGTGGTCAAtgctatttttttatctcaGTAAGCAGTGTCAATTATGTAGTAGTAATAATTATGAGATACGTGTAAACGTAACTTTTTGGATTGTAAAATCTATTTTCATTTCTCCCTTTTAATATCTTCCTcctttgtgatatgatgtatgcgagataaaaagatgattgaaaatataaaaaggtgaattagaaaatgtgtttatgatgcaagttaaaaaaaaaatttagaaaaatttgcTATCGAAGCGTAGCTGAGCTCAGCCTATTTTTGTGTATGGCCCAACACATTCTCGTTTCCTCTCCAATATTTATTATCGTCCCGTGAAACTTGTTGAGGAGGAGAATAAGAGATACTACCGCTCTTTTTTAtaaccaaaaaatatatatttttcacGTTAAGGAGGAGAACAAGAGATGCTACCATTCTTTTTATAACCAAAATATGCAAAAGCGTTCAGAGATTTTCATTGCCAATATTTGTGAAAGCTCACAACGCAAGTTTTATTCAAATCCCTAACCTTAGCACAGTTAGCACCTATTAGCATCATTAATTTTCATCATTATTTTTTTATGGCACTCAGTGTGTGCTGCTAGAAGGAACATGGTACGCCTGAAAAGGAACATGTTATGCGTTAAACAAAGCTAATTGGAACCAACCCCAAGCTAGCGTTAATATTTGCATGTAAAGTCATGGACATCAAATGCTTAGCATAGATATACAAACAAAAGCCTTTGACGAGATAGTAATATTACTTCCATACTAAGAAAACAGTAAAGCTTTTCGCTCTGTATTCACCGTGTGATAAACAATGCGACTAAATTGTGGCACCACCACCACGCAGCAAGAAATTTCTACCACATGATTTGCAATATAACTCGGGCCAATCAATCACAACATGATTGAAGGAAATGCAGCTGTCTCTTCAATTACTCTGAATCCGGTAAGTCTGCATTTGAGCTCTTCATTTACTCTGAATCTGAAGAGTCAGCATTTGAGCTTTGTCGAACACTCCTCTTGGTTTGACCTCTGGATCTTGATGAATTTAAAGAAGATTCACCCTCAAATTTAATTACTTGAGCTTTTGCAAGCCTCTCCTCCAGTTCCTCGGTGCTAAACCCATCCGTCCCACCAAGCTCATCAAACCCAACCTGAAAGCATGTGGCAAATCTTGTATCAGAGTTCAAACACAGCAGCAACATTTCAAGTTTCTCCGTGTAATAAACCACATGATCATCCACTTTGGCATTTTTTATTAAGGCAAGGGTAGGAAGAAAAACAATCCTGAGTTCAGAGTTGAAACATAACAGCAATATTTAAGGTTTGTGTGTGGAACATACCACATAATCATCCACTTTGGCATTTTTTATTAAGGCAAGGGTAGGAAGAACAACAATCCTCAGTTTCTCAGCCAAGTATGGGCTTTTCTCAGCATGAATCTTCACAAAACGTGTCTCTATATGCTGCTTTGCCAATATGCTCAAATGCTTGTCCATGACCTGCAATTAATGCTGTACAAATCACTTCTCCTCCAGCTAATTACAGTAGAATCAAAATAATACAGACTTCTGTTGATACTCCTAAAACATAGAGTGCAACATTACCAAATCAATAGACATGTCAATAAGTTCAGCTGAAACTTAGTAGGCAGATTTAGAGATATCCTAGAATACTCCAGAATAATTGAATTTCCACTCCTGACTCGTCACCAAGCCAAAGCTGCAACGCAAGGCTACAGCCTTCAACTTCCCTCCCTTAAACTCAAAGAAAGTGACACAGGGCAAAGAGTgaagaggaaaagagaaaagtgcAGGTCTTAGTTCTAAAGTAAAGATTACTACTCCAGTAAAATATGTAAGGTGACAGAAAGAAGTCTGATAAGAATCCAAAGAGGTACTCAATTCCAACTCCCATATAGAAAATGAGAATTGACTCGTGCtttaacattttttaaaattcacaGAAACAAAGATCTTATGATGTAACTTCTTTAGTGATCAGAAATAAATTCATCACATAAATTTGAGAGCAGAGCTTCATATTTGTACAATATGCATGGACTTAATATTTCCCTATGTTAACAGGTGTCTGGATTCAGAATCTTTATTGCTTTAGAATTCTTTAGTGCATATCATGCAAGCATAAGATTACATAAATACAGTAAATTGCAGGTATTGAGCATTCTGACTTGTGTTGTCTCCTTTCTGAGCTTGTATTTCTCATTCCTACACTCTAGGATATAAACATTTTACTAATCATTTTAAGGATTCCATATAGTGAAAAATACTAAACCTATCACATGAGGTCCATTTTGATCTTCTAAGAAGGTTTCGTAAATTCTGAACTCTATTTCGAAACCAATTACATTTGAAGTAACAGTACAATTTAAGCTTCTAATTCTCGTTTTTCCTCCTAAACTAATGCATAAAAAATCTGTACGATATAAAAGCAATGGGCATATCAAAAGTTTGACAGCACAATGTAGAAAATCCCTCTTGGATTTCCAAAAACAGTtctttcttcaacaaaatatacCAACCATTAGATGTGCAATTTTGACTTTCTAAGGATGCAATTTTGCAGTTCATCAAATGTCCTAATTTTACAGGGATGCAGCATACTTGATGTAATGCATTATCCTCGTTGTGAAACATACATTGCCATTTAAAGTTCACAACTCTTGATTTTAGGTAAACAGTCTTTCTCCAAAATATATGAACCATTAGATGTGAGATGTTAACTTTCATAGAAGCATTGAATtaaattctgaaaattttaGTACTAATCACTAGTGAGAATTTACAAAATCAGCAGCTTCCAAAGGACAGTACATGAAGTCATGCACATTctattaaccaaaaaaaaaaaagtctatgaAAAAACACTAATGCAAACAGACTGTACCGGTGTTATTAAAATGCATATAGACAGACataaataatttatttgtttatttatttttagtcaGACAAAAAAGTGCAACCTTGCAAGGCCAATTGTCGCGATAGAAGTGGCAGACGACGCGTTCGCTGGCCTTGACGATTGAGAAAAATTCCTTCTCATTGGGGATCTCATAATAGTCGCCGTGGCCAAGACCGATCCAATGGCTCCGCTTTTCTGCCATTTTCTTCATCTGTTGCAACCGCCGCTCTCGCAACACCTCCAGATCGTCGGTGTCTAGCCGCTCGAAGGCAGCGATCTCGTCGTCCAGCTTGTCCTCAACTGCCTTCGCCACCGTCAGCACTTGCTTCTCCAGTATCTACTTGAAAACAttgaagggggggggggggggggggggagagaaCATGTGGAACAATTTCAAAGTGGATGAATTTTTGCCAGGAATTCAGATCGAAAAATGTAGAATCTGATCGAAAATTGTTTACCTCTTTAACCTGTGGATTCTCCATGGTGAATTGATGGGAATGTAAGAAAGGCAGAAATGAGTTCTCGTGAAAGAGATGCTAAAGTGGAATGAATTTGAAGATTGAAATGTTTTCTGTAATTTTGTGGGAAGGTCGTTGCGAGATATTTATCGGGCAGGGACAGCCCAGTCTATACTCATGGACAATTCAGCAAATGGGCTATTATTGAACAGTTCCTCTGTTTTAAGCCCTGTTTGTTTGGGCAATACTAATGAACTTTGGGCTGTTCAAGTTTGAAAACTGTATGAGCCCACCACAGTACTTGGCCTCGGGGTAGGCTATTCATGCAGCCTGGTCCGTTTAATCCATCCGTAGTAGTAGTAATTGATTCTTTGCATTCTTGGGTTTCGAGTTGGGTTGGATCTAACTTGTCAATGGAGATATTGGCAATGCCCGAGGAAAGCCGTTAAAGAGATGTGCTATATCTacgtgtttcttttcttttctttttttttgagtgaAACAAACGTGCATAGTAATTTATTAAATAGAACGACTAAATGTACACTCTTCCATTCTAAATTTGCACCTCAATTTGATGCTTTATTTGTATCAAAATTATCGAAACTTACTTTGCAAATCACTAATTACCAAAACAACACTCTGCAATGTTGATGTAAGGGAAAGCAGAAGCAAACTAATTTCTATCAGGTAAACAAAAGAGTGGACTACCTAATAATAATATTTGAGGCGCATCCATTTCACCTAGAGCTGTAAACGAACCGAAACGAATCGAGTATCTCATGTTTGAGCTCTGTTCGTTAAGCGATTCGAACTCTGTTCGTGTTCGTTCGTTAACTTTCGAACTCTAAATCTGTGTTCGTGTTCGGCTCGTTAAGTAAAGTTCGTGTTCATGTTCGGCTCATTTAACATAAACGAGCCGTTCGTGAACACGCTCGAAAAGTTCGAATCCAGATTATTCTAGGCCTTACATATGCCACACAAATCattaatcatcctaaaaaataattaaactacTAAATGACTAAATTCCATTATCCAATAACTGCATAACcaacattaacataaaaacaacaaataaaacaaagtaatttgtccttcaaatataaaaattcaGCCATAAGACAAGTACAAATTTTCGGCAGCAGCCAATGgggaaggaaaacaaaagtaaggTTGGAAAGGGAAGGGGAAAGTTTTAGAATTTCTTATGTGTAaccctaaaatttgtcaaatgacaATTATGTCCTTGTTCGCGAACGCTCGTTAAAATTCGCGAACATGTTCGTGTTCGTTCGATTATTAAACGAACAGAAAAATTCGTTCGTGTTCGTTCGTTTAAGGTTTTCGAACGAGCCTTTAACGAACACGAACGAGTCGAAACGAACCGAGCTAACGAACAGCTCGgttcgtttaacagctctaAATTTTCACCCATTGAAAGAAATATTGCCCTTCTGTCATTTACTTTACATATATCGAACACTAATTTATTGGATTTCTTGGTGACCTATTTCCTAAAGAAACGAATACTGAGTACATACTATTTAATGCAAAGTTGCGTAGGAAAAAGGAGGATTTGTATGCCTTACGTGTGCGCGTTTATGGTACTCTAATTTACGCTCCTTCTTTTAGTTTCTTTAAAGCATCGGTTACCGGTAACCCAAAAACCGTAGCAGCCAGCCAGTACCATCACAAGTAGGAAATTACTGGTAGTGAAGTTGTCAAATTCTTGTCATTAGAACTAAAGAGGGGGCAGTAGAACttcagtaaaattttagaccgAAGAAAAAGAATTATGATCAATACTGTGATCCGATATCGGTATGTATCGGTCGAGTCATAACTGAAAGAGAGGCTACCCGCGATGCGAACCATGACTGTGACATAAGAAACACAAGAAAGTATGTACTACTACTATCATTGTCTCGAAAGAAAGAAGCCAATCTTCGTGGAATCAAATTTAAGCCAAATTCAAATACTAGAGTAACGTAAGAGGAAGAGGACCCACGTAATGGATCTCTTATTTAGAAATACATCTATCTCGATCAGTGGTAACATGAGCAAGAACGATGTCTTGGACATATACTGTGAAAATTACACCTTGAACCTGAACCATGCACCTTTAATTTGTTCTGAATCTATAGGTCAAGGACACTTGGCCTTCCCCTTGGAGTTCTTCATGTCCCTGTAGCAAGGGCACTGGTGCTTGTTTCCATGTGTTCCTGAAGGAACACACTTGCATTTTCCACAGCATATTTTGCAGTACCTCAAGCATCGGTCCCGCACACCAGCCTTAGCGCACCGAGCCTTGCATTCGCGGGCGCAATACACTGCATTATTATGGACGAAATGGTGTTagacattctttttttttttttttcctttttttaagcGAGATTCTAGGCTATACTAGTATTCTATAATTATGGTAAAGTTCGAAAGTAAGCAAAcataaaaatgaaagaaaaggtgAAGACGTGTTAGCTAGCTCTTACCTGAGACCCCCATTGTTGGTTCAATGAAGGAATTGCTAAGGAGAAGGGCAAAGATTAGCAGGAATGCCACAAAGAGCCTCTTCATTTTCCCTTTCTTGCTGCTTAGTTTGAGTGTTGAAGGTGATGAATCAAGCTTGACAGTATTGAATGTGATCTATGAAGTACTAAAAGAGCAACCAGTAAGGACATATATAGGAGGCTTTTGGTGGGATGTGAGGTGTTGTTGAAGGTTTGTGATTAAGGACAGATGTGGCAAGTCGCTAACTGGTAATAGTTTATTTGAGAGTCAGTATCATCTGATGCAACAAGGCATTGTTAATTTAATCTGATAGTTGCATGCAAAGGATGGCAAAGGTTTTACGGGGTAGGTCACTCTGGACAGGGGGACAGGTGTAGTTTGTACAAGCAGTTTCTGCTTTGAAGCTGACGAGACTGTGAGTTCCTTCTTGCTGCTACAATAAATTGGCAGCAACGAGTAAATTGTGATATGTTGATGAGGTTGTAGTTGTATTTGGTATTGGCATTGGCATTGAAATCTTCCATACGTGCCTCCGGGGTTTTTTCTGGGGGAGGGGGAGAAAGGAGGGTGGACCGTTGCTTGTTAGATCCAATGTTTCTTGAGATGATGGTAGCCATCAATGAGAATCCAATGTTTAACTTAGGAAGGTCAATCAAATTGAAGGTTGATGTTTAAGTAATACTCCCTCAGTCCCAtcatttcaatctttttttgGTAACTCAACTGTTTAACGAAATATGTAATCATTGTGTTTGGATAAGTTGGATTCAAGTAATTTTACATGTTTGTTTGGATACTcgtattattccaaataatatttcgcttgcatcataaacacatttcccaactcacttttttatctcacatacatcacatcacaaaaagtgttacaataattatttcaaataacacactatccaaacaaacaagtatGAGAAATGCATTTattctcaatttcaaaatttgaaagtatGAGAAATGCATttatgtttggattgtaaattatttgagatatttttactgtaacactttttgtaatgtgatgtatgtgagataaaaagatgtattgaaaattgtaatggtgatgtaaacaaataaatttagGCAAATAATCTCTTGTCCAAACACCGTTCGACTCTTATTTTGGAacatccaaaaataaaaatatgatatTAACAATAGAATGAAACCGAGTACAAAATAGCACCAAAGAGGCTCTGGAAGGCTCTGGAGGCCATGTTAATTataacttcctttttttttttttttttgaagactCTATTACTTATAACCTTTTTAACATGACGGCCTGGTACAAGAGGATCAAATTCTAAATTCTCGTCATTCGACTTAAAAAGACCAAAAACGTTGCCTTGCTCACTTGCAGCATTCGATGAACGCAAGTTTTCCCCAGTTAGTAGCGGATCTAATAAGACGAAAATAAAAGATTTGGTGGTCACTGGTGGCCTGTGGTCCATGatcaaaacaaatttttatgAAGCGGTTGGTCATTAATGAACCAGGAAGGACACTAGCAAAAGTTAGCATAAGACACCCAAGGCAATGAGCCATAgtatcttcttttcttttcttttcttttcttttttccatttttttgggttaattacACTTTACCCGCCTAAACTTGGGGGTGAGTAATACTTCACCCCCTTGTACTTAGGAAATATACACTTTACCCCCCAATGTTAATATCTCGAAGGTTATGCATGGCGTCATCAATTTTCATTCCAAAACTAACCACAACTAAAATTTTTACGCGTGAAGCACAATTTGTAATAGTATCCCAACAATCACTCTGTTAATTGTTGCTCAATATTTTCTACAAATAAAAGAGCAACTTGAACTCTTGCACATGCCAAAGTAAAGAAGCGCATTATTCAGTCAATATACAATTTGATAAACATCCAGGAATCCAAACAAAATACACAAACTAGAAAAGCAACTAGATAGCAAAAGATGCATAAAGTCTCATGCTCATCTCATATTTCATCAAAATGCTCAATAAGAAGGGAAATACTTCGAGAGATAAGATATACAACCATCTTCAATCTCCTTGATGCTTCATTGATTAAAGGCCATCAATTGTAATTTACTAGAGGAATCATGATTCGCACTAGATAGAAGAAGTAGCAATCTTGGAAGAGTTTTAGAAGTTTTTAACTTGTTGCCAATGACATTTAAGATTATTtagtcttttttattttctttttttaacatTACATGaggttttattatttatgcACCAATATTCCCGCCTAATGGACAAAGTTGTCCACACAAATAATATATATGGGCATTAATGtcaattcactaactttttgtATGGAATTCTAAAATTTGATGTCAATAGGGGATAAAGTGTATATATTTTGTGTTTAGAGGAGTAAAGTGTTGCTTACCCCAAAGTTTAGGGGAGCAAAGTGTAATTAACCTTTTTTATGGTAAAAAGTTTTGAATGAATTCGACTGCCATCATGAATCAGGGCAAGCCTCCGAAATCATAGATTGCTTATAACGGTACTTACAGATCGTCTACTAATACAGTTCTCGTATCGACAACGAGATTCAAATACATCATCTTTTGTGGAAAGGGTTTGGCCTTACTAACCAAACCAACTTGTGTTGGCAGCGATAGTATCATTATACACAGAAGCGTCTGGTTGACAAGGAGTCTCCTTTTGACAGCACCAAGCGCAACCCAACGCAGTACATCCATCATTAAGCACATCCAATTAAGTACACCAGCATCAGTCACTCAGGAATTGGATACATAATACTAGCTGCTGTAGCTTTGTAGTTCCCATCTATCATTCTCGTCCACTCAATTGATATTCAAGTGATGCATGCAGCAGAGAAATGTAACATCATCTCTGTCTCAAAACATACGCCCACAAACACACGTCACGGTATGCACAAGAAGTTGTACACATAACTACTGCACCAAGTTTCTAAGACTCGGGCCTCATAATCGAGATCACCCTACAATGTTCTTTGTGCTTTTTACAAGCATACAAAAAGTTGATAGACATCAACCTCCCAAACCATGCAATGGATGAGAAAACCGACTATACAAGTGTACTTTCTCAAAGTAGTCATTGGATGCCAGCAAATTGACCTGCAAGATCAGTTGAAACTGTCAGGCATATCCCTGGGAATTGAATGTGAAACTTGAAACATTCACGGAagattgaatcccaaaattgacCTTAACGATCTCCGAATTTGAGCTTGGACGAACGTAAGCAGCCAAAACGCTCATGTTGAAATCCTGGGAAGCAACAAGAGAATTATCAATAACAAGGAAACTTGCGATCCTGAGACCACAACCGTCATGGTAATTGTAGCTTCACAAACTCATTCTACCACAAATCAAAGTGATACTCCTTCAGAATTCGAACATATTAATTCCTATCTACATCGGTATCATCATCACAGCTAACCAATTACCTTCTCAATTGTTTACTTAATCAAATCTTACCCCTATCAACAAAACAATAATCAATAACTCCtttaaatgaaaattaaaacaagagggagaaaaaagaaatgaagaatgatAAAGATAAAAGCTACAGATCTGAATACAAAGAATATAGGCACCAGTGGACTTTAAGGCTTATCAATTCATTGGACAAATAGAGTCATGATCCACAGTTTCTCAAGGTTCTGGCCAACCTACTTTGTTCTGAACAGAGGATACACCCATCAAGTTGAAAATGCCTTTACATTTTGTTTAAAAGCACTGGGAATATTCTCATACAGATGAAACAATGATTGCGATTTACTCAATCCTCTAACAGGAGAATGTACAAACAAACAAAAGTCGTAAAGTTTCATAATTGGAACTAGTGAGTAATTTAGAGGAGTATCCAGACAATGTAAAACTCACTCTAAAAGGATCACCCCTTAAAGACTGCACAAACATGGAGGCCCCTGAACCTTTACCCTGCACAATTCAACAAATAGTACAAATCTTGTAAAGTTGAATTCCAGACAAGATAACATATCTTAAGACATAACATATTCCAAACAACCATTAGACCCATCTAGAAGCATTCTTTCAATTTTCATACATCTCAGACAAGTGTGCCACACTCTCCTTGTCATCATCATGCCTTCACATAAGCCAGTAGGTAATGTTTTTTCAAACCCTTTTTGGTttatctcttttattttctccttttagTGGAGAGAAAGGGGAAGCAAAGTGCCACTGTTGAATAGTTAAACCTCACCTTTGCGATTTAGCCACAAATACATCATTCTAACACCACAGCCACTATGTCCAGTGGAATTTTTATGTGCATCAAACTAAGTATTTGCAATGTCATATGTTAGAATACATTTGCTTCAATGCATATCAAATTCTGAGATAATGTGTGCTCTACCCTTTATAATTTTAAATACTTTCAGcatcttctcttcttttctgaTGAAAGCATCACGTCTCATCTTACAAGGTAATGTATCTTATTACTTTGCCTGTCAGCATTATGTTAAAAGGTAATGTCATATGTTTTTGTTATAGATTTTGTGTTTCCGTTCACAACATTGCCACCTAGGAGTGCTTTAAATGTGAAGATTGCATGTTCTGTGAACAAAAAAttcattgtcaaaaatatatccaTAAAATTTAAAGCTTTCTAGTGTAAACCAAAACTTATCTTAGTTCAAAACAGAATTGTGCAATGAATGAATCATTCATTTCCATACAAGAATATTTATTAGCTTAAAACATCTGCTAATTAAAACATCTGCTAATAAAACACAAATGTGACAATAATTACAAAAGGAGAGCATAATAGTCAACACAGTCCAACCTACCAACAAAAGATACAAACATTAACAGCTTTGAGTtatccatcattcaaaatactCCCAGAAAGACATTGTTCCCCTAATTGAATCATCTAAGCATATGCAAGCATACACATTTTACTTATTGTGCCAGTGAATGTATCCTCATGAATCCCTATAACAAAAACATTGATTTACCTCCAATGAAATATCCCTAAGCCGCCTCCCTGTTTGAGCACAACAAATTCGGACAACACTTTCATCACAACTTCCACTAATAACATAATCCCTTCCATTCATGTAATAAGAACGAGTGTAGTTCTGAGAGCTTCCTGTTGAAGATATTCTAAAATCTAGATGAAGCCTTCCATCAACAGCCAATAATTGTTTGACCTGCAAAAGAGTCCTTTATTCTCAGCCTAATACAATATTTTTACAGAATCCAGAGTCAATAAATTGAAATCATTTCTTTGTCTTGTCTAACCCTTACATTCATGAACCCATTTAATTGGGCTATATTTCAGAATTTCTCCAGAAGCTAGTCAAACTGCTAGTAAGAAATATTTTGCATCTGAGAGCAAAGATCCCAAATTTCAAATTCTAACATGTACACCCCAAACAATGTGGTGCTCACAGTAGAGTACTTATAGTTCACTATGCAAATTATTACCTCGTTGTCAACAGCTGAAACAAGAAGATACTGGTCATCAGGAGAAAAGCAGACCATAACATTTCCACGAGAACTTGAAGTAGAATAGCAAGGCTGGTTTGGTTTCTGTCTTAGATCCCACATCTTAACATCTTGATCAAATGATGATGTGGCAAAAATAGAGGGTGAGTGATTTGAAAACTTGACCACATTAATATGCTCTCTGTGCAAATCAGTTAACATCTGCAAGCGTCTTCCAGTGCTAATATCATACAACGCAACATGCTTTGAGTATCCACTTGCAAGAAGCAGTTCATCGGCCGAATTGACATGAACAGATGTTAACTGATCAAAGTCATCAAAGGCAACAGAACCAGAACCGACACTTGCTTGAGACATATGATTGATCTCATACAATCTAAGCGAACCATTATCAGAACCAGCGACAAGCTGAAATTGGGCAAACAAAACAGAGGAAAGGAGAGAAAACAAATCAGGACGGACATATTATTGAAGGAACAACGAGGCTAGAAAGCCAATTCTTTTGATGGATAGGGTCTTCCTTGTAAAAGATAATCACATACAAAAAGT containing:
- the LOC113724014 gene encoding pumilio homolog 12-like yields the protein MTQELVKYYILDVVADNCLDIATDKSGCCVLQQCVEHARGEPRDRLIAEITANALVLSEHPYGNYVVQFIIGLRIPYITSDILSQLAGNYVSLSMNKYGSNVVEKCMKESSEEHAMQIIKEIIGSQNFLAVLQDPFGNYVAQSAFAIAKGSIRHAMINLIQMHYSYLHSHPHGKRVLARARGSKQRM
- the LOC113726500 gene encoding thioredoxin domain-containing protein 9 homolog, coding for MENPQVKEILEKQVLTVAKAVEDKLDDEIAAFERLDTDDLEVLRERRLQQMKKMAEKRSHWIGLGHGDYYEIPNEKEFFSIVKASERVVCHFYRDNWPCKVMDKHLSILAKQHIETRFVKIHAEKSPYLAEKLRIVVLPTLALIKNAKVDDYVVGFDELGGTDGFSTEELEERLAKAQVIKFEGESSLNSSRSRGQTKRSVRQSSNADSSDSE